A window from Bacteroidota bacterium encodes these proteins:
- a CDS encoding response regulator transcription factor, whose amino-acid sequence MEKIKIAIADDYKIFREGLKISLAADTDIEFLHEADNGEDLISNIEKQLPDVVLMDLKMPIMDGMEATQVIRKKYSDIKILVVSMYDDDKFIIHLMEIGANGYLLKNSEPDEIRKAIHSVAENGYYFNDLVNKALLKKLVLKNNIKPSFNENVELTEREMEVLKLICEEKTAVEIAKVIFLSPRSVEGIRQRLIDKIGVRNTAGLVMFAAKNNIVS is encoded by the coding sequence ATGGAAAAAATCAAAATCGCAATAGCAGATGATTATAAAATTTTCAGGGAGGGTTTAAAAATCAGCCTAGCTGCAGATACTGATATTGAATTTCTGCATGAGGCAGATAACGGCGAAGATCTTATCAGCAATATAGAAAAGCAGCTACCAGATGTAGTGCTGATGGATTTGAAAATGCCTATAATGGATGGCATGGAAGCCACCCAGGTAATCAGGAAGAAATATAGTGACATTAAAATACTGGTGGTGTCAATGTATGATGATGATAAGTTTATCATTCATTTGATGGAAATAGGAGCCAATGGATACTTGCTAAAAAATTCCGAACCAGACGAAATAAGAAAAGCAATTCACTCTGTGGCAGAAAATGGCTATTACTTTAATGATCTCGTAAATAAAGCGTTGTTGAAAAAATTGGTTCTTAAAAATAATATTAAACCTTCCTTTAATGAAAATGTTGAACTGACGGAAAGAGAAATGGAAGTACTCAAACTTATCTGTGAAGAAAAAACTGCTGTAGAAATTGCCAAAGTGATTTTCCTGAGTCCACGATCTGTTGAAGGAATACGCCAAAGGCTGATTGACAAAATTGGTGTCAGAAATACAGCTGGGCTTGTAATGTTTGCCGCAAAAAACAATATCGTCAGCTAA
- a CDS encoding 4-amino-4-deoxychorismate lyase, with translation MKNYFNHNGKLFEVLHPSLSVSNHSYRYGDGLFETMKMVNGKINLLKFHFERLFYSMQVPGFRVPVLFSEKKITDEIYQLAEKNNCTQLARIRLTVSRGEGGLNDCDDKLQYTIECIPADENVNRLNENGFIIDIYPDAVKSCDKFSNLKSTSYLHYVMAARFAKENKLNDALVMNQHGRICEASIANIFWIKDKVVYTPALSEGCVAGVMRKYLLNKLPEAGYRITEQQCAADDLENAEEAFLTNAVYGIRWVKQFREKEYPYSLIQKIYDSFIKQLSK, from the coding sequence GTGAAAAATTATTTTAACCATAACGGAAAGTTATTTGAGGTTTTACATCCGTCCCTTTCCGTTTCCAATCATAGTTACCGCTACGGCGATGGATTATTTGAAACGATGAAGATGGTAAACGGAAAGATCAACTTATTAAAGTTTCATTTCGAAAGATTGTTTTACAGCATGCAGGTGCCCGGTTTCCGGGTGCCTGTATTATTTTCCGAAAAAAAAATTACGGATGAGATTTACCAGCTTGCAGAAAAAAATAATTGTACACAGCTTGCACGGATAAGACTTACTGTGAGCAGGGGAGAAGGAGGTCTAAACGATTGTGATGATAAACTACAATACACGATTGAATGTATTCCTGCTGATGAAAATGTCAACCGGCTAAATGAAAACGGGTTCATAATTGATATTTACCCAGATGCTGTTAAAAGTTGTGATAAGTTCAGCAACCTGAAATCGACCAGTTATCTTCATTATGTGATGGCTGCACGGTTTGCAAAAGAAAATAAGCTAAACGATGCTTTAGTGATGAATCAACATGGTCGCATTTGCGAAGCTTCTATTGCAAATATTTTCTGGATAAAAGATAAAGTAGTTTATACACCTGCTTTAAGTGAGGGCTGTGTAGCCGGGGTAATGAGAAAATACTTATTGAATAAGTTGCCTGAGGCGGGATACAGAATAACGGAACAGCAATGTGCTGCCGATGATCTTGAAAATGCAGAAGAAGCCTTTCTTACAAACGCAGTATATGGAATAAGATGGGTAAAGCAGTTTAGAGAAAAAGAATACCCCTATAGTCTTATCCAAAAAATCTACGACTCATTTATAAAGCAACTAAGTAAATAA
- a CDS encoding 1,4-dihydroxy-6-naphthoate synthase yields the protein MKLTLGFSPCPNDTFIFDALINKKIDTEGLEFDVMLEDVETLNQWALQGKLDITKLSFPAFFQSLDKYVLLNSGSALGKGVGPLLISENEQEISNIELSSIAIPGLNTTANMLLGFAFPYARNKKPMLFSEIEDAVLAGKADLGVIIHENRFTYQQKGLHKVMDLGEYWEDKMKMPIPLGGIAVQRNIDAEIQKKIDDLIRKSLEYAFTNYPLITDYVKKHSQTMSEDVMRQHIELYVNNYSVDLGVEGKKAISVLYKTFHQLNLSGNLRLSERELFLS from the coding sequence ATGAAACTCACCCTCGGCTTTTCCCCCTGTCCTAATGATACATTCATCTTTGATGCACTGATCAATAAAAAAATTGATACAGAGGGATTGGAGTTTGATGTTATGCTGGAAGATGTAGAAACACTTAATCAATGGGCATTACAAGGAAAACTTGATATTACTAAACTTAGTTTTCCTGCATTTTTTCAATCACTGGATAAGTATGTGTTGCTGAATAGTGGGAGTGCATTAGGAAAAGGAGTAGGGCCACTTTTAATATCGGAGAACGAACAAGAAATTTCGAATATTGAATTAAGCAGTATTGCAATACCCGGGTTGAATACAACAGCAAACATGTTGCTTGGTTTTGCATTTCCGTATGCAAGGAATAAAAAGCCGATGTTATTTTCAGAAATTGAAGATGCTGTGCTTGCTGGTAAAGCTGATTTAGGAGTTATTATTCATGAAAACCGTTTTACCTACCAACAAAAAGGACTGCATAAAGTGATGGACCTTGGTGAATACTGGGAAGACAAAATGAAAATGCCGATACCATTAGGTGGAATTGCCGTTCAAAGAAATATTGATGCCGAAATTCAGAAAAAGATCGATGACCTGATCCGTAAAAGCCTTGAGTATGCGTTTACAAATTATCCATTGATCACGGATTATGTAAAGAAGCATTCACAAACGATGAGTGAAGATGTAATGCGGCAGCATATTGAGTTGTATGTAAATAATTACTCAGTTGATTTGGGCGTTGAAGGCAAAAAGGCAATTTCAGTGCTGTATAAAACTTTTCATCAATTGAATTTGTCAGGCAATCTTCGCCTCTCAGAACGTGAACTCTTCCTTTCATAA
- a CDS encoding response regulator transcription factor, translating to MKSPESNTVIRVAIADDHTIFRTGVKTALSSRKDIQMVAEAENGMQLLNLLKHIQPDVVLLDIMMPVMDGFATLPEIKRLYPNVKVIMLSMNNDHSIISRMMEVGANSYLTKEAGAEGIYEAIRGVTENEFFFNDLTNKALLSGLRNKPASSSPSVQDVHLSEKEITILKLMCDEKSTKEIADIVDLSPRTIEAIRDKLKTKTGTKSMAGLVMYAVKAGIVEQPHQ from the coding sequence ATGAAAAGCCCAGAATCAAACACTGTTATCAGAGTTGCTATTGCCGACGATCATACGATCTTCCGCACCGGCGTGAAAACTGCACTTTCTTCCCGCAAAGACATTCAAATGGTAGCTGAAGCCGAAAACGGAATGCAGCTGCTTAATTTATTAAAGCATATTCAGCCCGATGTAGTGTTGCTGGATATTATGATGCCTGTAATGGATGGCTTTGCCACCTTACCAGAAATAAAAAGATTATACCCAAATGTAAAAGTGATCATGCTCTCTATGAATAATGATCATTCTATCATCAGCCGGATGATGGAAGTAGGTGCCAACTCTTACCTGACTAAAGAAGCAGGCGCAGAAGGTATCTATGAAGCCATCCGCGGGGTAACAGAAAATGAGTTTTTCTTCAACGATCTTACGAATAAAGCATTGCTCAGTGGTTTGCGTAATAAGCCAGCCTCTTCATCACCTTCTGTACAGGATGTACACCTGAGTGAAAAAGAGATCACTATCCTGAAACTGATGTGTGACGAAAAGAGTACAAAGGAAATTGCTGATATTGTAGACCTAAGCCCCCGTACTATTGAAGCTATCCGTGATAAACTGAAAACAAAAACAGGTACCAAATCAATGGCCGGCCTGGTGATGTATGCAGTAAAAGCGGGTATTGTAGAACAACCTCATCAATGA